The Papaver somniferum cultivar HN1 unplaced genomic scaffold, ASM357369v1 unplaced-scaffold_107, whole genome shotgun sequence genome includes a region encoding these proteins:
- the LOC113328264 gene encoding serine/threonine-protein phosphatase 6 regulatory ankyrin repeat subunit B-like → MNPRQRTQLLSAAYDGKLEQLKRFASELDEVTGDGISTILGNTKDGNGRRAIHHAASGGKLDVLKYLIEEIKLDVDVKDGRGETPLSWAAIEGCVAAVEYLLQMGVNPEIRNERNMNSLHHAAMQGHKDIIPLLLSKGINVDDTDDFGSALQYAAGGDKHDTLKVLLDHGANPNLVFHETFTPLQASIEGLSWRCAEQLLKAGADPNGGPDGVRALLLAAELGATTEIIEEMVDAGAADPKFKNLNFLTGATQIVKLLVEAGADPNVTNSRGLKPVEIAAANGNRRGVEILFPVTSPMPSYIDWSINGIMKRVNSEKFQKKLMTSKAKQHFLEAKSKGTSAFERKEYWLAVYWYTEALNIKSGDAAVLSNRSLCYVCLNKGDLAFEDARQCTLERPDWPKAFYRAGEALKLLNRLDDAADAFFNGLKLDPKNKELEDAFREVTLDRLKAMNVPL, encoded by the exons ATGAATCCGAGACAAA GGACACAGCTTCTCAGTGCTGCTTATGACGGCAAACTCGAACAACTCAAAA GATTTGCATCTGAACTAGACGAGGTAACTGGAGATGGAATTTCAACAATACTTGGGAATACTAAAGATGGAAACGGAAGGAGAGCTATTCATCATGCTGCTTCCGGAGGCAAACTGGATGTTCTCAAGTACTTGATTGAAGAAATCAAACTGGATGTTGATGTGAAAGATGGGAGAG GTGAAACTCCTCTATCCTGGGCAGCAATTGAAGGGTGCGTGGCTGCCGTGGAATATCTTCTTCAAATGGGTGTGAATCCTGAAATACGAAATGAGAGAAATATGAATTCTTTGCATCATGCCGCTATGCAAG GGCATAAGGATATCATACCCTTGTTACTTTCAAAAGGTATCAATGTGGATGATACTGATGATTTTGGCTCAGCGCTACAATATGCTGCTGGTGGTGACAAACACGATACTCTTAAAGTTCTTCTAGATCATGGGGCAAAT CCTAATTTGGTTTTCCATGAGACATTTACTCCACTTCAGGCATCCATCGAAGGCCTTTCTTGGCGGTGTGCAGAGCAATTACTGAAG GCAGGTGCTGATCCAAATGGTGGACCAGATGGAGTAAGAGCTCTGCTACTTGCAGCTGAATTGGGGGCAACAACAGAAATCATCGAGGAAATGGTTGATGCTGGTGCTGCTGATccaaaatttaaaaatttaaatTTCTTAACAGGGGCAACACAAATCGTCAAGCTACTGGTTGAAGCTGGTGCAGATCCAAATGTTACGAATTCA CGCGGACTAAAGCCAGTAGAAATTGCAGCTGCTAACGGTAATCGTCGAGGTGTTGAGATTCTTTTTCCTGTGACTTCTCCTATGCCATCATATATTGACTGGAGCATAAATGGAATAATGAAGCGTGTAAATTCTGAGAAGTTCCAAAAAAAG CTGATGACTTCTAAAGCAAAGCAGCATTTTCTTGAGGCAAAATCAAAGGGAACAAGTGCATTTGAGAGGAAGGAGTATTGGCTGGCAGTATATTGGTATACAGAG GCCCTCAATATCAAATCTGGTGATGCAGCTGTACTATCCAACAGGAGTTTGTGCTATGTGTGCTTAAACAAAGGAGATCTTGCTTTTGAAGATGCTCGTCAATGCACGTTGGAAAGACCAGACTGGCCTAAGGCGTTTTACAGGGCAGGCGAAGCACTCAAACTGCTGAAT AGGCTTGATGATGCTGCAGATGCTTTTTTCAATGGTTTGAAACTGGATCCTAAAAATAAAGAACTTGAGGATGCATTCAG GGAGGTGACTTTAGACAGGTTGAAGGCCATGAATGTCCCACTTTAG